Within bacterium, the genomic segment GATGCGCATCCAGACGGGGCGGCAGGCCTAGCGTTCACGCTGGGTGCGGGGGCGGCCCGGCGCCGCCCCCGCACCCGGCGCCAAGGCGGCCGCCATGACCTCTCTCGAAAAGGGCCTCTTCCTCTCCAAGCTGGCGATCGCCGTCAACGTGCTGCTCGCGGCGACCAAGATCGTCACCGGCATCGTCGGCAACACCTACGCGCTCGTCGCCGACGGCATCGAGTCGATCACGGACGTCTTCAGCTCGATCATCGTCTGGGGCGGGCTGCGCCTGGCGGCCAAGCCGGCCGATCGCGAGCACCCCTTCGGCCACGGCAAGGCCGAGTCCATCGCCGGCATGCTGGTGGCCGCCGGGCTCCTGTTCGCCGCGGGCCTGATCGCCGTCCAGAGCATCGGCGAGATCCGGCACCCGCAGCAGGCGCCGGCCTGGTACACGCTGCTCGTGCTGGCGGGGGTGATCGTCGTCAAGGAGACGCTCTCGCGGCGCGTGCTGCGGGCGGGCGATGCGCTCCAGAGCACGGCGCTGAAGGGCGACGCCTGGCACCACCGCTCGGATGCGCTCACCTCGGCCGCCGCCTTCCTGGGGATCGGCATCGCGCTGAT encodes:
- a CDS encoding cation transporter, which encodes MTSLEKGLFLSKLAIAVNVLLAATKIVTGIVGNTYALVADGIESITDVFSSIIVWGGLRLAAKPADREHPFGHGKAESIAGMLVAAGLLFAAGLIAVQSIGEIRHPQQAPAWYTLLVLAGVIVVKETLSRRVLRAGDALQSTALKGDAWHHRSDALTSAAAFLGIGIALIGGKRFNAADDWAALAACGIIVFNGYRIFRAALDELMDASVAPAIVESIRGLAGGVEGVQAIEKCRVRKSGPGLALDIHVHVAAEMSVRESHRIAHRVQDALLASPHRIGDVTVHIEPDED